The genomic region GcataaaattaattattgaaacaataatttcataaataaaataatttaagagGAAAACTATGAAGAAAACTTATGTAGattaaaattttccttttttttttaaacatttaaGACCATGATGTTCAGGTTGGGTCAAAAATTACAATCTAAGGTTGAAAAAATATGAGAGTCGATGTCTTTAAAATGTTGCTCAAAACGGGTTTGTTGCAGTTGAGGTTGTGTTTGAGGGTATGCATCATTAGGGATATATAGGCAAGGACGAGGTCTTGGAGACCCAGTAGATGGAAGGTCATGCCGATAGTTCCACAACTAAATCCTAGTTCTATTATGAGATGATAGAAGAGGTGGAAATTGAGGTGTTTAAAGTGTTATTGGTGTCGGTGGTTGTGGGTGAGGGTGGTACCCAACGCTGAGCAAATTTGATAAGGATTAAGGAATAAGGCcaaatgtttaataaaatttatcatttataaaataaactaaaaggaaaaggaaaagtttGAATTTAGTTTAGGTATAGTTTAAGGGAtattagaaaatatattttatttataagattattattttaataaatacatTTCATGTTAGATAAAAAGAAAATgcatattcatttatttataattttgtatgtatttttatcaaaattaaatctttaaatattttttattttagaatgatttttaattttataatttggtATTTTAAGAAGTAAGACCGAATTGATAGAATGTATAAAgttgagagctaaatttattaaatattttagaattagaactaaattaatagaatttataaatattgaagggctaaatttattattatactaataaataagaGACTATCATTAGTTATTTAATGGAAGagtgattaaaatattaaatttggaTAAAATTAGCGactaagataaaaattttaaacatgaattaCCAAAATAAAATACACTAATAATTGGAacactatttttatagtttacttttttttttttaccttttcttTTTGACACTTCAAAGTCCACACTGGCCTTCGCACATGCCTTAAGTTCTGCAGTTCCGAGATTAGATGCTGTTGTGCATATGAATATATCAATAATATATGGTTTCTGGACGGGAAAATAGGTtgggagtttttttttttcttgtttaggGTTCGACTTGATTTACTTTAAGATTTAGTCCGAATTCAGTGTAACCATCAAATACTGAaagatttaaaaacaaaaaataaatagataattattcaaatatacttgaATGGTTATTTGCTCGAAGGACTtcaatctctctctctctcccctgGTTTCTTGGGAAACAGACAAAAGAGAGTGCAATAGAAACAGAAGAAAGAACCTTATAGCTTGTCGTTGTCGTATACAATACAGATTtgattctttcttttcttttctattccTTTTTCTTCACTTtacaaataagaaaaagaaacagagataCAAAAAgatcaaataaaataatacacCCCAGCTAGCTCCTAAAGTTTCAATTATCTCAAGCACTCACTCATCAGTCTATTATCTTTTTCCTGTATGTGCTAGCTGTGTGTTTTAAGTTGTCTCTCCTTGAAATTCGCATATTCAAAACTtggttttaaatataatattattattggaAACCTTGTTGCCTGTATTTTGTATTGTTTATTACAATCATTATTTATCTcctagaagaagaaaaagaagatatGTTAGTATTTTGGTAAGGGTTTCGGCGGTGGTAATGTGAGAGGGGGAGGCTATGGATCATTCCAGTGTTGAAAGGATTCCATTGTGTTTTAGATATTACAATAGAATCTTCTTGGCTGTTTGTAGAGTGGGGGAGaactaatttttattatataacattttcattttttatataatgattttaatttatatttttttataccgTCTCCAACTCCGACACATGTCAACATAATAAGTTCTGTATCAACTTTTTAATTCTTCATTGTTCAGTCCCCTCACTCGAACGTCTTTTTAATCAGGCCACCTGTTATCTTCACCTAACTTTTCTTATGTTTTCTTGTTGTATACTtatatcaaatattttaattattattttcatattatatttatatttatattttattattatatcgaAAATTATGGACTTTTCGGAGGGAAaaagatttaaaaataaaaaaaaggaagaagcCTTTCTACTCTAAATTTTCCATACTATTCGTGGGAGCCTATAAAAATATTACATCTATGTCTTAATGCAAACAAAAATGGATTTCGTTTCCATCAATGACCCTTTTGTTTTGTATTTTGTCAatgacattatatatatatatatatatatccatatcACATGTTTCAGTTTTAGTCCCGTGGATTGGTTACATGATTAGGTTAGTAAAAGGAGGTAATTAATGTAGCATAATTTGTAATTAACGGTGAAGTAATTATTCTTGTGGGGCACGGGTGGGGTGGGAGGAACAATATAGTGTTTTAGGGTGAGTTGGATATAATTAGGTTCAAAGGATATTAACTATTACCAGAAATGTGTATGTAACATGAATAAGAAGAGGAGTCATGAGTTGTAATAAATAGTACGAGTAATATGTTATCAAGGAAAGAACAAAACAGGAATCACGAGAATGGCAACAAAAAACAAAGAACCATCAACAAAAATATCACTGTCTCCATGTCAGTCACTGCAACAAcaggaaaaatattttaaaaaatgtaCAATTTGTATCTGCAGAAGGTCCCTGGCGGAAGTGTGAACTATATATacggagagagagagagagagagagagagagagagagagagagagagcaagCGTCTGCACGTTGGAGAGGTGTTTTCCTGAGACTTGAGGAAGCATTTCCCATTATAATTGAATATCGGGACTTGAAGCTGACATTTGGTTCTTGTAAATGTTTTggcaaaaatatatttatatatttattatttataataaagGGGCTTTCAGGCAGGATGGATTAATATCTAGTAATTGATTTGATATGCCATAGAATATAAGGATAAATATGGTGTAGCACCACAGTGAAAAGAAGATGAgtggatttatatttttggtcCATTGATATAACTTTGATTTGAAGGGCATGATCAAAAGTATATGGGCCGAGTATCTATGGGAAATTATTAGTCATCATTgtatatttattttccttttttcacTTTGGACCTACTACTGTCTTTACTGTTTTTACTCATCCCAGTTCTCACTTTTATAGGATCCCTACCGTCCACTCATTGCTATATGATTTTCATGCAATCTTAACACTTGTTGCAGTAAAATCGAGGTTTTTATTACCATTTTTTTGGTTAGAAATagtatgtatattttattatggAACCAATAAATATTCCTTGAATGTTTTTTCAAGATGTTTCCCATTTTTCCCAAGAAAATTTTATATCCCATCCCTCTCCCATTGAAAAAGATAGAGCGAGAAAGGggaaaaaacatataaaaaacaaaaatatttattGGAAGATTACAAGAGAGAAAGGAGTTATATATTCACGTAAACTTTTAGGGCCAATAATTCAAACACCTGAGAAACACGTAAGCCAAGAAAAAAGCTGAAGACCCAAAGTGTCAAGGGCTAAACCTCCATTATTATATACAAAATGTAAGTATGGTCAGTAAAGGTAGTAGTTGGCAGCAGAGCCAAAGGGGATGTCTATCCATCATTTCATATATTTAAGTTTGGAATCTTACAAAAGCAAAGAAGGCAAAAGAGaaatggaagaagaagaagaagaagaaatgaacaGGCTTTAAATCCCATCAAACATCTCGATTTATCCTTTTCCTTGTATCTgctatattaatataataaataaaaacaaaataaagttgATGGGATTCGAAAATGGTAGGGTTTGTTGGGTTGGTGATATTAAACAACAAAAGGAAAACTACAAAATGAACAAAGGGACTGGCGAAATGAATATTTTTTCAACGGTTCAAGAATATCTTAAGGTTTATTCAAATTTTGGAATATTATTGatcttattaattattataataataaagatGCTGGCCTGTTTAGTTAAGCTTTTGCATTTAGTTATATATGCTATACCCCTCCCCAATCTATAAGATGGCTTTGACTCTCATGTTAATTCTGCCCAGAGTAATGAATTATTCGGCCATCCACCCTAATGGAGGAGGCATAGACCTTCTACTCTCATAACTACGACCTCTTAGCCAATCTTTTCGCCCTTAGAAATGGGGTAGACACCTATTTTTTATGCACTAACACTCTCCAAGTGTAAAAACATTTTGAAGATCATTGGAATCACCTAGACACAACAACTAATTGGTACTGAATAGCAAAATACACCCCATTGGTGCACATCCTTCATGTATTACACGACTACAACATCTTTCATAATAATTTACCACGTCCTGCTAATGGATAAAGAGATCTCTTCTATAAATATTTGGTGCAATCACCTGCTTCAGCAAGCAGTCTATCCTCTTTTTCTATTTCTGATTCTCTGCTTTTTTTAAGTGAATCAGCTTCTTAATATGAATTTTACTGACAGATTCGGTTTTTGACACCTATATTCCAATCCTAAGGTCTTACAGAAAAATATACTTAAGGGAACTAAAAGCAAAGGGAGAGGGGGAGAGAGGGTTTCATTGTAAATTGCCAAGGACTGACTTCACCCATGTCAGTGCCTGATTTTAAATGGGTGTGCGAGGGATCCATTGTCAGACAGAGAAAATAAAAAACGAGATTGGGGGGTTGAGAGTCACGGGTTTGTCTTGAAATGCCCTTATTTCACAGTCCTAGACTGTCACATAGACACATATTCTCTCTCACTAAAATAAccccataaaaatataataatacaaaATCCAATTTCCATAAGGATTTCAGTTGGTGTTTAATAAATAATGATTATAAGTTTATAACCCAACCCCCAGAATCACTCACCCTCTCTCACCCAACCACTATCTCCTCCTTTTTTTTCCTCTCAATTTCTTTCATTTGAGCAGTTCTTTCCATGGCTCTGATGGTTGATAATTGTGAAGGGGTATTACTATCACTAGAACCCCACAAAGCAGTGCCAGCACCGTTCCTCACAAAAACCTACCAACTAGTCGACGATCCCACCACCGACCACATAGTTTCATGGGGTGAAGATGACACTAGTTTCGTAGTTTGGAGACCTCCTGAGTTTGCTCGTGACTTGCTTCCAAATTACTTCAAGCACAACAATTTCTCTAGCTTTGTTAGACAGCTCAACACTTATGTATATCTCTCTTTTGTCTTCAGTTGCTAATCATAATTCTTTTGGATTTGTACTTATCTGGGTTTTTTTTATATTGAATACTAGGGTTTTAGGAAGATTGTACCAGAGAGATGGGAATTCGCCAATGAGTTCTTCAAGAAAGGAGGAAAGCACTTGCTTTGTGAGATCCATAGAAGGAAAACTACGCAGCCATCCATAAACCATCATTATCACCCTCACATCCCACATTCTGCTTTAAATGCCCCTAGTTTCTTTCCATTTCCAACTCAAGTCAGCATCTCCCCAACTGACATGGATGACTCACCACCACTTTCTTCCCCTAGAGGAGCCACCGGAGGATATGGTAGCTCGGTCACAGCTTTATCAGAGGATAATGAGAGGCTAAGAAGAAGCAACAGTTTGCTGATGTCTGAACTAACACATATGAGAAAGCTTTACAGTGATATTATCTATTTCGTTCAAAACCATGTTAAGTCTATCACTCCTAGCAATTCTTACTCTCCTTCTTGGCTTCATTCTGGTCCTCCTCCTGCTGTTAATACCAATACTTCATTATTGCAAAAGCCATTGAACCAGCTTCTTGGGTATTATCC from Gossypium arboreum isolate Shixiya-1 chromosome 1, ASM2569848v2, whole genome shotgun sequence harbors:
- the LOC108482409 gene encoding heat stress transcription factor B-4-like isoform X1, which translates into the protein MALMVDNCEGVLLSLEPHKAVPAPFLTKTYQLVDDPTTDHIVSWGEDDTSFVVWRPPEFARDLLPNYFKHNNFSSFVRQLNTYGFRKIVPERWEFANEFFKKGGKHLLCEIHRRKTTQPSINHHYHPHIPHSALNAPSFFPFPTQVSISPTDMDDSPPLSSPRGATGGYGSSVTALSEDNERLRRSNSLLMSELTHMRKLYSDIIYFVQNHVKSITPSNSYSPSWLHSGPPPAVNTNTSLLQKPLNQLLGYYPKSPNPQFQGLNSPTATSQSSLTIVEEPSSNSCKTRLFGVPLHSKKRLHPEYSTAANMETSKARLILEKDDLRLNLMPSSTC
- the LOC108482409 gene encoding heat stress transcription factor B-4-like isoform X2, producing MALMVDNCEGVLLSLEPHKAVPAPFLTKTYQLVDDPTTDHIVSWGEDDTSFVVWRPPEFARDLLPNYFKHNNFSSFVRQLNTYGFRKIVPERWEFANEFFKKGGKHLLCEIHRRKTTQPSINHHYHPHIPHSALNAPSFFPFPTQVSISPTDMDDSPPLSSPRGATGGYGSSVTALSEDNERLRRSNSLLMSELTHMRKLYSDIIYFVQNHVKSITPSNSYSPSWLHSGPPPAVNTNTSLLQKPLNQLLGYYPKSPNPQFQGLNSPTATSQSSLTIVEEPSSNSCKTRLFGVPLHSKKRLHPEYSTAANMETSKARLILEKDDLSCIYRYLH